The following is a genomic window from Ethanoligenens harbinense YUAN-3.
TCCTTTTTCTCCAAAAGCGCGACCGCCCCATCGACATTGAGCCGGATTGGGTGCATTTGGGCCAGACTGAGGACGGAATCCCCGTCAACAGCTATTTTGCCGATCATCCCGAAATGGTACTGGGAACCATCCAATGGGACGATAAGATGCACGGCGACAAAAAGGAAACGGCCTGCGAGCCGTTCCCCGACGCCAATCTCTCCGAACAGCTCCACGAGGCGGTTTCCCACCTTCAGGGGCAGATGGCTGAAGCGGAACTGCCCGATCTCGGTGAGAACGAGGAAATCGACGATTCCATCCCGGCAGACCCCAACGTAAAAAACTACTCCTATACCGTTGTGGACGGCAAGGTGTACTATCGGGAGAATTCCCGCATGGTGCGGCCGGAACTGAACGAAACAGCCAAGGCCCGCGTCATGGGCATGGTGGAACTGCGGGACTGTGTGCAGAAGCTCATCAGCCAGCAACTCGACGAATACGCTTCCGACGCGGAAATCCGAAACACGCAAGCGGAATTGAATCGGCTCTACGACACTTTTTCCACAAAATACGGCCTGATTAACTCTCGCGGCAACAGTCTCGCGTTCTCGGAGGATTCCTCGTATTATCTGCTCTGTTCTTTGGAAGTGATCGACGAGGACGGCAAGCTGGAACGCAAGGCCGATATGTTTACCAAGCGCACCATCCGTCAGCGGAAAATCGTCACTTCCGTGGATACGGCATCAGAAGCTCTCTCGCTCTCCATCGCGGAAAAGGCGCTGGTAGACATGGACTACATGGCATCCCTCACCGGCAAGTCGCCGGAGGCGCTGGCCGACGAGCTGCGTGGCGTCATTTTCCGAGATTTGGGCGAACAGGACCCGGCAAGCGTTCCGAAAGCATTTTATAATCTGGAGAAAATTCCGTTTGTCACCGCCGATGAATACCTGTCCGGCAACGTGCGCCGCAAGCTGCGGCTGGCCAAGGCTCTCGCGGAAATGCGGCCCGACCTCGCGGAGAAAATATCTCCAAACATTGAGGCACTGGAGGCCGCCCAGCCGAAGGATCTTGACGCCTCGGAAATCGAGGTGCGCCTCGGCGCGACCTGGATCGACAAAGGGTACATCCAGCAGTTCATGGTTGAGCTGCTCAACCCGCCGTCCGGTGTGCGCAACGGCATCCAGGTAAACTACTCCACATTTACAGCGGAATGGGCTATATCCAATAAAAACAGCGTCGGCTACAACAACGTGGCGGCTTACGTCACTTACGGCACCGACCGGGCCAACGCCTACCGGATTCTGGAGGACAGCCTAAATCTACGGGACACGCGGATTTACGACACCGTGACCGACCCGGACGGCAAGGAGCGCCGCGTCCTCAATTCCAAGGAAACCACCCTCGCCCAGCAGAAGCAGCAGGCCATCAAGGACGCTTTCCGCGACTGGATCTGGAAAGACCCGGAACGGCGTCAGACCCTGACGAAAAAATACAACGAGCTGTTCAATTCCAGCCGCCCGCGTGAATACGACGGTCGGCATCTTGTATTCCCCGGCATGAATCCTGAAATCAAGCTGCGGGAGCATCAATTAAACGCCGTGGCGCACCAGCTTTACGGCGGCAACACCCTGCTGGCACACGTCGTGGGCGCGGGCAAAACCTACGAAATGATCGCCGCCGCAATGGAGGGCAAGCGGCTGGGGCTGTGCCAAAAATCCCTGTTCGCCGTTCCGAACCACCTGACGGAGCAGTGGGCCTCCGAATTTCTGCGGCTGTATCCTTCCGCGAATATCCTCGTCACCACCAAAAAGGATTTTGAAAAACGCAACCGCAAAAAGTTCTGCGCCCGGATCGCCACCGGCGACTACGACGCGATCATCATGGGGCATTCGCAGTTTGAAAAAATCCCTGTCTCTCTGGAACGCCAAAAAAGGCTTATTCAGGAGCAGATATGGGAAATTGAAAACGGGCTGGAAGAACTCAAAGGCAGTGGTGCGGAACAGTTTACCATCAAGCAGTTGGAGCGCACGAAAAAGGGCCTTGAGGCCCGGCTGAAGCGGCTCAACGACAACTCCCGCAAGGATGATGTCGTTACCTTTGAGCAGTTAGGCGTGGACCGCCTGTTCGTGGACGAGGCGCACAATTACAAAAACCTGTTTCTCTACACGAAAATGCGCAACGTGGCGGGCCTCTCCACCACCGATGCACAGAAGTCCAGCGACATGTTTCTGAAATGCCGGTATCTCGATGAGATCACGCACAGCCGGGGCGTCGTGTTCGCCACCGGAACGCCGGTTTCCAACAGTATGACGGAATTGTATACGATGATGCGCTATCTCCAGTACGAAACCCTGAAAGATAGGAATCTCGTTCATTTCGACTGCTGGGCCTCGACGTTCGGGGAAACCGTAACGGCCATCGAACTGGCCCCGGAGGGGACCGGCTACCGGGCGCGGACGCGCTTTGCCCGGTTCTACAATCTGCCGGAACTGATGACGCTGTTCAAGGAAGCGGCGGACATCAAGACAGCCGACCAGCTCAATCTTCCAACACCAAAAGCCGTATATCACAACGAAGTCGCGCAGCCCTCGGAGCTTCAGAAAGAAATGGTAAAAAAGCTCTCGGAGCGCGCCGCCGCCGTCCATTCCGGCGACATCGACCCGCATTTGGACAACATGCTCAAGATTACGTCGGACGGGCGCAAGCTCGGCCTCGATCAGCGCGTCATCAACCCCATGCTGCCCGACAATCCCAACAGCAAGGTCAATCTATGCGTCAACAACGTTTTCCGTTTCTGGCACGACGGGCAAGACAAAAAGCTGACACAGCTCATTTTCTGTGATATTTCCACCCCGAAAGGCCGCGCCGCCGCCAAGGAAAACCGGGCGGTTCGGGCCGCTGGGAAACTCGCGGGCGACACGGAGCTTCACGCTTTGCAGGACGCCACACCGGAGGCCGACGCGCCGGAAGCGTTCAGCGTCTACTCGGACATCCGCGACAAGCTCATCGCGCGGGGCGTCCCCGCCGGTGAGATAGCGTTCATCCACGACGCCGACACCGAAGTAAAGAAAAAGGAACTGTTCGCCAAGGTGCGCGCCGGACAGGTGCGCGTCCTGATGGGCAGCACCGCCAAGATGGGGGCCGGGATGAACGTACAGGACCTTTTGATCGCCTCTCACGATTTGGACTGCCCGTGGCGTCCCGGTGATTTGGAGCAGCGGTCCGGGCGTATCATCCGGCAGTACAATACCAACCCCGAAGGACACATTTTCCGTTACGTCACCGAAGGGACATTTGACAGCTATTTGTGGCAAACCGTAGAGAATAAGCAGAAATTCATTTCGCAGATCATGACCAGCAAAAGCCCCGTCCGCTCCTGTGAGGACATCGATGAAACGGCGCTCTCTTATGCGGAAATCAAGGCCCTGTGCGCCGGGGACGAGCGGATCAAGGAGAAGATGGACCTCGATATGGACGTGGCCAAGCTGAAACTGATGAAAGCCAACCACCAGAGCCAGCAATTCCGGCTGGAAGATAATCTGCTCAAATACTTCCCGGAGGAAATTGAGCGGAATAAAGGTTTCATCAAGGGTCTGGAAACGGATATGGCAACGCTGGAAGCGCACCCGCACCCGAAGGACGGCTTTGCCGGAATGGTGGTGCGCAGCGATTCTCTCACAGACAAGGACAACGCCGGAGCCGCTATTCTCGAAGCCTGCAAAGAAGTCAAGGGGCTGGAACCGATGGAGATCGGCAGTTACCGGGGCTTTACCATGTCACTGTCCGTGGAGGGGTTCGGACAGGATTTCATCCTCACCCTCAAAGGGCAAATGACTCACCGCGTCGCGCTGGGCAAGGACGCGCGCGGCAATCTCATTCGTATTGACAATGCCCTTTCCGATATGCCGAGGCGGTTGCAGAATGTCCACGCCCAGCTTGATAATCTTCATTCGCAGATGGATGCGGCAAAGGCCGAGATCGGAAAGCCATTCCCGCAGGAAGCGGAGCTTGCGCAAAAGAGCGCCCGCCTCGCGGAGCTGAACGTCCTGCTGGACATCGATAGCCGCGCCCTCGCTCAGAGGCAGACATCGGAGGTTCTGGAGAAAAACGAAAGGCCCTCCTTACTGGAGAGCCTGAAGAAGCCCTGTATCTGCGGGACGGGTAAAAAACCGAAACATGAATTGGCCCGATAAAGAAAAGGCTCCGGCATAGATTTATTTTGTGTCGGAGCCGTCATTTTGGGCGGCTACGGCTTTTGCCCTGCGTTTCTGCTTTTGCTCGGTTTTCTTCCGGCGTTTTTCATCTATCTCATGCAGCCAGACGCTGACCGGCGCTTTCCACGGTTCACTTTTATTGGGGATGTTTTTTACAAGGCTGCTCGGGTTCAGGCCGAGGTGTTTGGCAAGCTCAATATTCTCGCTGTTCAGTCGGCATTTCTTTTTCGTATCCTGCCACATCTGTTCACTGTATGCCATTCGCGCGCCCCCATTTATGTCGCAAATTATACCATAAATCAGGTCAAAAAAATCAGGAGGATAAAAAATGAATACGATACCTGTCTACAAATATCCCGCCGCTTACACGCGGGAAAATAATGAGCTGGAACAATACCGTGCATCCCACAAGGCGAACATTGCCTGCCGGGATGCCATCGATGACGCCATACGGGACAACTACCGCAATAATTGTCTCGGCAGCGACACCGCAAAACAGGTCATTGCCGAGTTCGGATTTGACCGCACTCTCTATGTGCTTGCGAACACTGTCCGCGAGAAAGATTGGGATGGGCGCATTGACCGCAAAAATAAGGATTGGGCGCGGACGATTCCTGTCTTTGACGATGAGAACGGCTTTGGGGATAATCGAAACCTCGAATTTATCGTAGATAGAGCGCATCCCGGTCTGGTAGACCTTTTCATCAATCAGGCGCGGCGCGAATATCTGCTGACCCAGCCTCTGACCAAAGAGGACATTCAGTCGGAGGCCGCGCGGCTGCTCCGGCGTCTGCAATCTGAGCGTGAACCGAACAGCCCCAGCGGCACGCATTTCATGGCGCAGATTTCGCCGGATTTTCTGATCCGTGCTTCCACCAAAGACCAGGACCGGCTGTTCGCGCTGCTGCCATTCAAATCTCTGTCCTTTTCCGCACTCAAGGATCGGAAAGGAATTTTCGCGTTCATCCAAAAGGATGAAAACCGCGACCAACCTCTTCGCCAGCGCAAGCCGTCCGTGCGAAAAAAGCTGCAAAAAACACAGGCCGAGCCAAAGTCGCCTGCCTCATCCAAGGGCAAAGAAATGGAGCTGTAACATGGCGAATCGCAACCGGCAAATCCAGCTCAAGTTCCGCGTCACCCCGCAGGAGCGCGAAATGATCGAACAGAAGATGGCGCAGCTCGGTACGAAAAACATGGCGGCGTATCTCCGTAAAATCTCCATCGACGGGTATGTCATCAGGCTGGAACTGCCGGAGCTGAAGGAGATGGTTTCCCTCCTGCGCCGGTCGAGTAACAACCTTAACCAGCTCACCAAACGGGTGAATGAAACAGGGCGCGTTTACGACGCAGATTTGGAGGATATCGTCCAAAATCAGGAACGGCTGTGGCAGGCGGCTAACGATATTCTTTCCGTACTTGTAAAATTAAAATAGGGGCGTATGTTCCGAAAAGTGGGGCGGTTTACACTGTGTAAGCCTCCCCGCCATTTTTTTGCCGCATCCTTGCATAAAACGGCATAGGCGTTATAGTTGTAGTAGAAATTGTAAAGGGGGCCGATTTTATGAGGCTGATACTGAAAATACTCGTCGCTCCGGTCATCGTGGTCCTGACCGTTTTCGTCTGGATCTGCTCCGCTCTACTGTACTGCTCGGCGTGGGTATTCGGCCTCGCGGGAACGGTCCTCGGCATCTTCGGTGTGCTGGCGCTGATTACCCATCAGGTTACAAACGGGATCATCCTGCTGGTGATGGCGTTCCTCGTCAGTCCGTTCGGAATCCCGATGGCGGCGGCGTGGCTGATCGGCAAGATACAGGATTTGCGGTACGCAATTCAGGATCGGGTTTACGGCTGAAAAGATCACTTAAGTATCTAAGTATAAACATTTTGCGAAGTACAAACAGTGTACCAGCTTCATTTTATAGTGGCATTGACTCGAAACAAATCGCAGGTATTTTGAACGTAAAATCCCCATACTTTATGACTTGGTATGTTATTGATGCATCCTCGGGCAGGGATTCCTCGTATTCGTGGTTACGGATAGCATGGAACACACTGCTAATTGGTTTGCTCGAAAATAATTCCTTCAGCTTTTTCAAGTCAATTACAGGGATGTATTTATGCTGGGTCCTAATATTATGCCTTGCAACCACACAACAAAATAAATCAATTTTGTCACCATCGTCAACGTCAAACACTTGCTTAATAAACCGTTTCCGATCACTCATGGCATACGTCATAATTGATTCAGATTGTTTACAGCCGTGAGTAACCTCATCTTCTCGAGCATATACCTCCTTTGAGGAATCCGCGGCAGCAAACCACTTAAGTTCACATAGCAAAGCAGCGTTTGAGGCTGCATCCAACAGTCCAAAATCCACATCAGGCAAGCGCCCACCAAGGTTTTTGTGCTTTGTGAGTTTTAGAGTAGTTGCACGAGGGATAGCAGCCTCTATTTCCTGTACCATCAAATCTTCTAAATCATTTACCTCTTTTGAGTGCTCCGAATCGCTTCTTGAACTTACAACTGCAAGTAGATTCCGTTCCGGGCGGGAGCCAAGAAATAACATAGGGGCGATGATTGTTAATTCATTACTAAGCACGGTTATCGGCTGATACATGATATCTACATTACGCTTGGACGGTTCAAAAGTAATGTATTTCACAATACTCTCGACCGATTCTTTTTTCAATCCGCTTATCGATACAATATAGTCTACTATCTTGCTTATTGTCAGAATTATTGTGCTATTTCGCAATCTGATTAACGGGTCTTTTATTGTAATGCAGCTGAGAAAATGTATGTAACAAAGTGCTGCGATACATGTCCATGCTTGCCGGTAGTCATCTAGTGTAAACAGGTCAAACTTCCATGAGTCGGGCAAGGTTTTTGAAGAATTCCATTGATCGTTTGCAATTTCAAGAAATGGATCTATTATTTCGTTTGTTAATTCGTAACACAGGCATCCGTCCTCAATGCGAACTCTTTTTTGTAATTCTGCATTAGCCTTTGCTATCTTTACCGGATTAATACAATCCATGAAACTGCCGAGTGTAGACTGGCTTGCTTCTCTGAGAATATCGCTCCACGCAGAATTATTGTGATCCGCCGGAAAATCAAAAGTAACTGTGTTGTCATCAACTTTGGCTAATAACCGTTTCCTTGAAAATGAAATATAGCCACTACATATCACTGAGTACGGATACGCATAATTAGTAAGTAGAGAAACACACTGATTGTATCTCTCTTCAGAAATGTCGGTAGCAATTTGCACGGTTGCAGTGGGTAAGTCACTTTTCTCAACCCAATACAATGCCTGGTTTAACGCATCCATATGATCTGTTATCTTTCTTAGAGCCAATGGATTCAACATGCTGCTCATTACCGAGAGAGAGCACAGGTCTTCAAAAGCAGACAACAATTCATATGTCACCTGTTCTTTCGTTCCGGAAAAAGCAGGGTGCCTCTTATGTAAATTATCAATGACGTTTTCGATTTCACGGATATCCATTTTTCCTCTTTTCCCCCAAGTTGGCTACTCAAAAATGACAGAACACTTAAAGCCAAAGCCATAATACCACAAATTTCTGTTTATCAAGCTGCGTGTTATTGCTACAATCGGTTGGTCCGTCATAAACAAACTACGAACTCAGGACACTGATGTTATTGTAAAGTTATTACATTTCGAGTTTATGTATGAGAGTAAGAGTTGCCGTAACTATTGTAACTACATATTCAGCTTCAGCTTTATCCAACACCTCGTTATCATGAGCGTAGCTCTTGTCGTTCCTGATTGTATTATATTTTTCAAATGTAGATATACTCATTTTCAAAGCCTGATTGGCAAACTCAGACTCAAACACTTTATTCTCTTTATAGTACTTTGCAAGTGCCCCAACCAAGCTATGAATCGGGTAATTTTCCCCGGTATTATCAGAAACAGGAATTCCATGCTTCAAACAAATAGTTCTGAAGAATTTAGTTGAGTATGTGTGTAACCTATCAAGTACCAAAGTCGGTTCATTTCTACTAAGTGCCTCATAAATATCTCTTGATAATATTTCAAACGATTCACCATGTTCTTCCGGAAGGATTATTTCAAAATCATCATCAGAAATAATATAGTCTATATTTCTTATAAGATATCCTGTTGTACTCGGTCTTAGTAGTTTTTGTATCGCGTCTTTCAATACTTGGTCCTTTGGCTTTAAAAAATCAATATTACTTTGCGATCCTTCAAAAGTAAAATCCAAAGCCTTTTTATCCCAATTATCGCCCTTTAATCCTGCATAATATGCCAGCCCCTTATCTTCATACTCAATTTTGCAATGCCGAAGTACCTGTGCTATATCACTGCTTCTATTTTGTTGTAAGAATCGCACCAATTTCTCATGAAAGTTGTCAGGAACTTCATAAGTGAAGTCATACTGTCCCATGTTTTCACCCCATATATATTTATCTCAACAAATCCCTGCTTGTCGGAATATGTATTATTGCTGTAACAGGTTTGTTCGCCATAAACAAATATTGTCTATGGCGACTTCGCATAATGCTATTATCTACAAAGCCTCAATCCCAATGGTTACTCATTTTTATTCGGCAAATTATTACATATATTATAGCAAATTAAATCGCAATTTGTAAGTCATCCACATGTTTTGCTTGAAAAACAGTTTGAGAAGCTTCATAGCTTTCTTTTCATTTTATGGGGGGAATGTTTATGGCAACGACGCGGCTGATGCCGCTGCATACCGGCAAGGGCCGGGATGTCGGAACGGCAATCAGCGATATTATTGATTACGCAGAAAACCCGAAGAAAACGGATTACGGAAGGCTTATTACTGGCTTTGAATGCGACAGCCGGACAGCCGATGCCGAGTTCCTTTTTTCCAAACGGCAGTATGCCGCGCTCACCGGCAGGACGCGCGGCGCGGACGATGTGATCGCCTACCATCTCCGGCAGTCTTTTATTCCCGGCGAGGTCACGCCGGAGGAAGCAAACCGGATCGGCGGTGAGCTTGCCAAACGCTTTACAAACGGGAACCATGCTTTCATTGTCTGCACCCACATTGACAAACACCACATTCACAATCATATCATTTGGAATTCCACATCCCTCGACTGTACCCGGAAATTCCGAAACTTTTGGGGCAGTACAAGAGCCGTGCGGCGGCTGAATGATACGCTGTGTATTGAGAACGGGTTGTCTATCGTGGAAAATCCGAAGCGGCGCGGCAAGAGCTACAACAAGTGGCTGGGCGATCAGGCAAAGCCCTCCAACCGGGAATTTTTGCGTGTGGCAATAGACGCATCTCTTGCCCAGAAGCCTGCCGATTTCGACGCGCTCCTGAAGCTCTTGCGGGATGCCGGATATGAAGTCAAACCGGGGAAAATTCCCGCCCTGCGCGGAAAAAATCAAAAGCGGTTTATCCGGTTGGATACGCTGGGCAGCGGCTACAGTGAAGCGGAACTTCGGGCCGTCCTCTCCGGCAAAAAAGCACACACTCCGCGCAAAAAAATCATCCGGCCCACGTCGGAAAAACAAGTCGATCTGCTGGTGGATATTCAGGCCAAGCTCCGCGCAGGAAAAGGCGCCGGTTACGAGCGCTGGGCCAAGGTGTTCAACCTCAAGCAGATGGCGCAGACAGTGAACTATCTGACCGAGCACAATCTGCTGGGGTACGATGCGCTGGCCGCTAAAACGGCTTTGGCAACCGCCCGGTACAATGAGCTTTCCACACAAATCAAAGCGGCTGAAAAACGGATGGCCGAGATCGCCGTTTTGAAAACACAGATCATCAATTACGCCAAGACCCGCGACACCTATGTTGCCTACCGCAAGGCGGGGTATTCAAAAAAGTTCCTTTCGGAGCATGAGAGCGACATTCTTCTGCACAAGGCGGCGAAGGAATCATTCGACGAACTGGGCGTGAAAAAGCTTCCTACTGTCAAGAGCTTACAGGCCGAATATGCGGCGCTTCTGGCAGAGAAAAAAGCGGCTTACGCTGACTATCGCAAGGCCCGCGACGAAATGAAAGAGCTGTTGACCGTGAAAGCAAACGCCGATCATCTGCTTGGCCCCGACAGTCGCGAGGCGGAGAAAGAAAAAGGGACTGTTGCAAAATAGCTTTGCCGGAAAATAGTGCACAAAAAATGCGTCTTGATTGGGCTTTCAAAACCGTTTCAAGGCGCATTTTCTTGATTTTATGGCTGCTACTTTGTGCAATTTGCTATCACAAATTCATTTTGCAACAGCCCCCCGGAATGTTTGAAAATAGAGTATAGAAATATATTGATCGATATATATTATGTTGAATTATGCATTATTTAGTGCTACAATATTTGTGTTATTTCCATTTCGACAGAGAGGTATCAAAATGAAAGCAAGCTACAAAAGGCTTTGGAAACTTCTTATTGATAAAGATATGAAGAAAAAAGACTTAATGGAGCAGGCCGGTATCAGTTCGTTTTCGATCCGTAAACTCAACCGCGGCGAGAATGTCACAATGGATGTTCTCGGAAAGATATGCAAGGCGCTGAATTGTACACTGGATGATATCTGTGAGTTTGAAGATATCGATAATTGAAAGATATGGTTGCGGGACTGTGTGACAAGGCTGGCGGTAAGAAATCCGAGTTGAGGTGCAGATGCCGTTTCACTTATACTGCACGATCAAATGCCTTTCAAAGTTATCGCGATTGATAAAGGATAAAATTGCTCCGACAGGATTTAGTGCGGAGGCATAAGACCAGTTTTGCATTGACATGCGGCTGGAATTGTAACTGAAACAACAAATTAGGAAGTTTACTGAAAAAGAAAGCTAACCATGAAGGTTATAAAAGAATTAATTGTAAGAGTGGAGGGTTCATTATGAGCCTGCAAGTACGGTGTTTCAACCGTGGGCAAATAGAAGCACTGAGTAAGGCTCTTGGCGATTATATGACTGGAAGCGAAATTACAAAACTTCTTTGCCAATGCGAAATTGAAGATAATAGTAATCAATCTACAAAATGGCGTCGGTTGGACTATAGTTTTATTGAACGTCAAAATCAAGATCAATCCCCAAATGCGATTCTTCGTTTTGTCAAAGAAGCTCTACAGCCCGTACTTTTTATGAATGAAAAAGAAAAGTACGAAGAATTTCGGATAGATGTAAATCAAGTATTACTTACTGCCGGATTAGAAGTACAAAGAGATGGCTCTCTGAAATTCACTA
Proteins encoded in this region:
- a CDS encoding relaxase/mobilization nuclease domain-containing protein, with amino-acid sequence MATTRLMPLHTGKGRDVGTAISDIIDYAENPKKTDYGRLITGFECDSRTADAEFLFSKRQYAALTGRTRGADDVIAYHLRQSFIPGEVTPEEANRIGGELAKRFTNGNHAFIVCTHIDKHHIHNHIIWNSTSLDCTRKFRNFWGSTRAVRRLNDTLCIENGLSIVENPKRRGKSYNKWLGDQAKPSNREFLRVAIDASLAQKPADFDALLKLLRDAGYEVKPGKIPALRGKNQKRFIRLDTLGSGYSEAELRAVLSGKKAHTPRKKIIRPTSEKQVDLLVDIQAKLRAGKGAGYERWAKVFNLKQMAQTVNYLTEHNLLGYDALAAKTALATARYNELSTQIKAAEKRMAEIAVLKTQIINYAKTRDTYVAYRKAGYSKKFLSEHESDILLHKAAKESFDELGVKKLPTVKSLQAEYAALLAEKKAAYADYRKARDEMKELLTVKANADHLLGPDSREAEKEKGTVAK
- a CDS encoding helix-turn-helix domain-containing protein → MKASYKRLWKLLIDKDMKKKDLMEQAGISSFSIRKLNRGENVTMDVLGKICKALNCTLDDICEFEDIDN
- a CDS encoding DUF3849 domain-containing protein; protein product: MNTIPVYKYPAAYTRENNELEQYRASHKANIACRDAIDDAIRDNYRNNCLGSDTAKQVIAEFGFDRTLYVLANTVREKDWDGRIDRKNKDWARTIPVFDDENGFGDNRNLEFIVDRAHPGLVDLFINQARREYLLTQPLTKEDIQSEAARLLRRLQSEREPNSPSGTHFMAQISPDFLIRASTKDQDRLFALLPFKSLSFSALKDRKGIFAFIQKDENRDQPLRQRKPSVRKKLQKTQAEPKSPASSKGKEMEL
- a CDS encoding CD1845 family protein yields the protein MRLILKILVAPVIVVLTVFVWICSALLYCSAWVFGLAGTVLGIFGVLALITHQVTNGIILLVMAFLVSPFGIPMAAAWLIGKIQDLRYAIQDRVYG
- a CDS encoding DEAD/DEAH box helicase family protein → MNPEIKLREHQLNAVAHQLYGGNTLLAHVVGAGKTYEMIAAAMEGKRLGLCQKSLFAVPNHLTEQWASEFLRLYPSANILVTTKKDFEKRNRKKFCARIATGDYDAIIMGHSQFEKIPVSLERQKRLIQEQIWEIENGLEELKGSGAEQFTIKQLERTKKGLEARLKRLNDNSRKDDVVTFEQLGVDRLFVDEAHNYKNLFLYTKMRNVAGLSTTDAQKSSDMFLKCRYLDEITHSRGVVFATGTPVSNSMTELYTMMRYLQYETLKDRNLVHFDCWASTFGETVTAIELAPEGTGYRARTRFARFYNLPELMTLFKEAADIKTADQLNLPTPKAVYHNEVAQPSELQKEMVKKLSERAAAVHSGDIDPHLDNMLKITSDGRKLGLDQRVINPMLPDNPNSKVNLCVNNVFRFWHDGQDKKLTQLIFCDISTPKGRAAAKENRAVRAAGKLAGDTELHALQDATPEADAPEAFSVYSDIRDKLIARGVPAGEIAFIHDADTEVKKKELFAKVRAGQVRVLMGSTAKMGAGMNVQDLLIASHDLDCPWRPGDLEQRSGRIIRQYNTNPEGHIFRYVTEGTFDSYLWQTVENKQKFISQIMTSKSPVRSCEDIDETALSYAEIKALCAGDERIKEKMDLDMDVAKLKLMKANHQSQQFRLEDNLLKYFPEEIERNKGFIKGLETDMATLEAHPHPKDGFAGMVVRSDSLTDKDNAGAAILEACKEVKGLEPMEIGSYRGFTMSLSVEGFGQDFILTLKGQMTHRVALGKDARGNLIRIDNALSDMPRRLQNVHAQLDNLHSQMDAAKAEIGKPFPQEAELAQKSARLAELNVLLDIDSRALAQRQTSEVLEKNERPSLLESLKKPCICGTGKKPKHELAR
- a CDS encoding abortive infection family protein, which codes for MGQYDFTYEVPDNFHEKLVRFLQQNRSSDIAQVLRHCKIEYEDKGLAYYAGLKGDNWDKKALDFTFEGSQSNIDFLKPKDQVLKDAIQKLLRPSTTGYLIRNIDYIISDDDFEIILPEEHGESFEILSRDIYEALSRNEPTLVLDRLHTYSTKFFRTICLKHGIPVSDNTGENYPIHSLVGALAKYYKENKVFESEFANQALKMSISTFEKYNTIRNDKSYAHDNEVLDKAEAEYVVTIVTATLTLIHKLEM
- a CDS encoding plasmid mobilization protein yields the protein MANRNRQIQLKFRVTPQEREMIEQKMAQLGTKNMAAYLRKISIDGYVIRLELPELKEMVSLLRRSSNNLNQLTKRVNETGRVYDADLEDIVQNQERLWQAANDILSVLVKLK